The window CGCGGGGCAGGCCGCGCTCGTCCAGCAACCCCCGGTGCCCCACCAGGTTCTCCAGGGCGCGCTCGTAGCCGGCCGCGACGATCACCACCTCGGGATCGACCCGGGCGCCATCGGCCAGCTCCACATGGTCGGTACCGAACCGGGCAGGGGAACCGACGGCCTGCACCCGTCCCTCCCGGATGGCTGCGACGATGCCCACGTCCTGCACCGGGATGGTGCCCTTCAGCACCTGCGAGTAGATCCCTCCGTGGGGCCGTGGCACCCCGTGGGCGGAGAGGTCCTGCAGGTCCCGGTGGAACACCCGGTCCTGCAGCGCGTCCACCAGCCGCACCGGCAGGTGTCGCACCAGGATCCCCACGGCCGTGGTGGTGAGGAAGGCGCCTCGCTCACGCTTGAGGATGTAGGGAGGGGTGCGCACACTGATCCGCACCGGCCCGGCACCGTGCTCGGTGAGGTCGGTGGCGATCTCCGCCCCGGTGTTGCCGAAGCCCACCACCAGCACACTGCGCCCTGCGAACGTGGCCCCGCTGCGGTACTGCGAGGCGTGGAGGATCTGCCCGGTGAACTGCTCCTCCCCCGGCCAGGTGGGCCGCCGGGGGTGTTGTTGTACCCGGTGGCGACCACCACGTCCCGTGCGCGCAGCACCTCGCCACCGGCCAGATGCACCAGCCAGTCACTGCCGGGACGCTCGATCCGCTCCACAGCAGTGCCGGTGCGGATCTCCAGATCGTGGTGGGCGGCATACTGCTCCAGGTAGCGCACCACGTCGTCCCGTGCCACCCAGCGGCCGTACTCGCGCGGTATCGGCAGGCCGCCCAGGCCCGACAGTCCCCGGGGGGTGTGCAGGTGCAGGCGGTCGTAGTGGCCCCTCCAGCTGGACCCCACCTGCTGCGCACGGTCCACCACCAGCACGTCGACGCCCCGCCGTCGCAGGGCCGCCGCAGCGGCCAGTCCGCCCGGTCCGGCACCGATCACCACCGCACCCCGAGAGCGCTCACCGTTCGACCCCGCTCCACGGGGCGGATGGTCGATCACCGCAGACCCGTCTTCTCGTTCTCACGGCGGGTGGCGAGGCGGGATCCTGCGTCCATCAGCGCTGGGGAGAGGCGTTCGATAGCCCAGATGGCACGGGTGAAGGCCCCGACGGGGATGATCGTGCGCCCCCGCTCGATGCCTCGAAGGGCGGCGGCTGCCACCTCGTCGGCGGTGAGCAGGCGCGGCTGCAGGGAGTGGGCGTAGCGGCGGAAGGACCCGGTGTGCTCGCCCGGGTCCAGGGGCTCGTCCAGCAGCTTGGTGTCCACGAACCCGGGGCACAGCACATGCACCCGCACCCGCCGTGCACGTGCCTCGATGGCGAGGGCGCGGGAGTAGGCCACCACCGCGTGCTTGGTGGTGGTGTACGGGAGTTGGCGGGGGGAGACCATCAGCCCGGCCAGCGACCCGGTGTTGAGGATGACGCCGGCCCGCCTCGGCGCCATGACGGCGTAGGCGGCCTGCGAACCGTCGATCACGGCGCGCAGGTTCAGGGCGAGGGCCTGGTCCCAGTGGCGCTCCTCGACCTCCTCCACCGGCCCGTACAGCAGTGCGCCGGCATTGTTGGCCATCAGGTCCAGCCGGCCCTCACGCTGCACGGTCCTCTGCACCAGCGCGGGCACCGCACCGGGCTCGGTGACGTCGATGCCGACGGCGACGGTCCGGCCACCGAGCGACTCGGCCAGGGCCGTCGCCGCGGCCTCGTCACGGTCGGCGACGATCACCCGGCCGTCGCGCTCCACCAAGCGCCGCGTGAGGGCCCGGCCGATGCCGGAGGCGCCTCCGGTCTAGCCCTGGGCCTCCTGCCAGGCCTCGAGCACCTCACGCACCGAGGTCCAGGACTGCATGAGCTCCCGGGCCTCGGGGTGGGCCTCCGCGGCGATCGCCTGCTGGCGGGCCTCCTCCAGCAGCGGGTCGATCTCGATCCTCGTGCCGTGGTCCACCGAGGCCACCGCGGCCTCCACCATCGCGAAGCTCAGCAGGTTCTCGTGCACCTCGCACATGGGGGTGCGGGCCTCCCGCAGGGCGGTCACGAACTCGATCAGCGAGGCGGCGATCTGGTCGGGCTCCGAATCCGGGTCGGGCTGCTGTGCGATCCACTCCTGCAGGCGGGCGGTCTCCTCCTCGTCGGCTGTGGAGAGCACGGGCAGGCCGGTGCCGTCCCAGGTGGCGGTGCCGTGCTGGGCGCCGATGCGCCACTCGCTGTTCCACCAGGTGGCAGCGCCGCGCGCGTTCCAGGTGCCGTTGTAGACGAACAGGGAGCCGTCGGACATCTCGAAGGTCGCCGAGACGGTCGCGTCGTGGTCGTACACGCTCCACTCGGGGCGGGCGCCGTGGGCGGTGACCGCCACCGGGTCGGTGCCCAGGATGTACCGGGCGGTGTCGAAGGCGTGGATGCCCATGTCGCGCAGCATCGGGTGCAGCTGGTGACGGCGGTACCCCTCGTGCTCCTCGAACAGGGAGAAGAACGCACTGGTGATCACGGTGGGACCGTGATCGGCCACGAACGCCTGCAACTGGCGCACCTGGGGGAAGAAGCGCCGGGACTGGGACACCATGAACGGCACCCCGGTGAGTTCCGCATGCGCCACCAGGCTGATCGCCTCCGGCAGGGTCTCGGTGACCGGCTTCTCCCCCAGCACCGGGATGCCGGCGTGCAGTGCCCGCACGGTGACCGGGTGGTGCGCCACCGGCACCGTGGGGTTGATCAGCAGATCGGCTCCCACCTCGAGGGCGAGGTCCACCCCGTCGGTGCCGGTCGCGATCGAGGAGGGATCCTCCGCGCCGCAGCCGGCGATCACCTTCGCGGGTGCCGCTTCGACCAGGTCGGCCACACCCACCAGTTCAGCGACGGGGCTGTCCACCACCTCGCGGGCCCACCAGTCGCCCATGGACCCGGCGCCCACGATGACCACGCGGGCGGGGCGGTCGGCGGGGATGCGGGCGGCTTCGCGGGCGCGAGCCTGTGCCTCGCGGCGTGCCTCGGCGGGGGATCGGTCCGATGCGGCCGCCTCCCCGGCGTGACCAGGGGCGTCGTTCGTCGTGGTGGTCTCAGATGACACGCGTGGT is drawn from Brachybacterium muris and contains these coding sequences:
- a CDS encoding Gfo/Idh/MocA family oxidoreductase yields the protein MSSETTTTNDAPGHAGEAAASDRSPAEARREAQARAREAARIPADRPARVVIVGAGSMGDWWAREVVDSPVAELVGVADLVEAAPAKVIAGCGAEDPSSIATGTDGVDLALEVGADLLINPTVPVAHHPVTVRALHAGIPVLGEKPVTETLPEAISLVAHAELTGVPFMVSQSRRFFPQVRQLQAFVADHGPTVITSAFFSLFEEHEGYRRHQLHPMLRDMGIHAFDTARYILGTDPVAVTAHGARPEWSVYDHDATVSATFEMSDGSLFVYNGTWNARGAATWWNSEWRIGAQHGTATWDGTGLPVLSTADEEETARLQEWIAQQPDPDSEPDQIAASLIEFVTALREARTPMCEVHENLLSFAMVEAAVASVDHGTRIEIDPLLEEARQQAIAAEAHPEARELMQSWTSVREVLEAWQEAQG